The DNA window CAGCAGGACGGGTATCGACAGGATTCACTATGACCTCAAAGAACGATCTCAGAGGCTCGTAGGATGCGGGAATCTGCTAGATTTGATAATTGGCCTTGTTTTTGAAATATATTCAAATCCAGATTAAATATGGCAACGGACCGACTCGGTGACTTGCAGCTCTTTGTGGAAGCTTCGACGCTTGGCAGCCTTTCTGCCGCGGGGCGCAAGCTCGGCCTGTCGCCCGCTGCGGCAAGTGCGCGACTGGGCAAACTGGAAGCCGTGCTGCGGACCAGACTATTTGACCGCACAACGCGGCAATTGCGTCTAACCGACGAGGGCCGCGTCTACCTCCAGCATTGCCAGATCGCATTGCAGGCACTTGCCGATGCCGAAGTTGCACTCGAGATCGGTCGAACGTCCGTGCAGGGGAAACTGCGGATTTCGGCGTCTACTGACTTCGGGCGCAACCTGCTTAGCGACTGGCTGGATGAGTTCACGTGTACACATCCACAGGTCCGGATAGCACTGACCTTGACCGACTCCCTGTCCAACCTGGTTCAAGACGATATTGACCTGGCAATCCGCTTCGGCGTCCCGGACACGTCGTCCGGCCTGATCGCACGCCAGCTTGCGCCGAATTGGCGCGTCCTGTGCGCATCGCCAGACTACCTTGCGCGCAACGGTGAGCCGGGCACACCCGACGATCTTGCGGGGCACGAATTCATCGTGCTCGTCACCAACAATGGGCCACTCAACGAGTTTCATTTCGCGCGCGGCGAGCAGCGGTGGACATATTCGGTCGCAATGGATCGCGCCTGGGAAACTAACGATGGCGCGCTTGTACGCCGCTGGGCGCTGGCCGGGCACGGGATTACGCGCAAGACGATTTGGGACGCTGCCGCCGACTTGCGCGACGGATCGCTCAAGGTTCTGCTGCCCAACTTTATTCTTCCCGAACAGGGCGTCTATGCGGTTCTACATCGTACGCGGTACACGGTGCCCCGAGTGCGGCTGTTGATCGACTTCCTGGTTGAGCGATTTGCGCACGCCGCTGACGAACTTGCGGAACGCTTTAGCACGGCTTAAGTCCGCAGGGGGCGACTCATCGTGGCACCAAAGCGCCCAAATCGACAAACTCAGCCATCTTCCGGTTGCCTGCATCGCCGGGATGCAGGTGGTCGCCGGAATCGTAACGCTCGGCCAGTCGCGCCGGATGAACGGGATCGCGCAACGCCGCATCAAAATCGATCACCGCATCGAATACTCCGCTATGGCGAATCCAGTCGTTTACGCGCTGGCGCAGTGCGTCCTTATCGGTGTCGTAGTAGTTGTCCAGCGGCGTGCCAGGCAGTGCTCCTTCGAACGGTGTGAGCGTTGCGCCGATCACACGAAGGCCACGTCGATGCGCCTGCTCAATCA is part of the Paraburkholderia fungorum genome and encodes:
- a CDS encoding LysR family transcriptional regulator; protein product: MATDRLGDLQLFVEASTLGSLSAAGRKLGLSPAAASARLGKLEAVLRTRLFDRTTRQLRLTDEGRVYLQHCQIALQALADAEVALEIGRTSVQGKLRISASTDFGRNLLSDWLDEFTCTHPQVRIALTLTDSLSNLVQDDIDLAIRFGVPDTSSGLIARQLAPNWRVLCASPDYLARNGEPGTPDDLAGHEFIVLVTNNGPLNEFHFARGEQRWTYSVAMDRAWETNDGALVRRWALAGHGITRKTIWDAAADLRDGSLKVLLPNFILPEQGVYAVLHRTRYTVPRVRLLIDFLVERFAHAADELAERFSTA